TAGTTCACAATATGATAGATCAATTCGTTGGAATGATCCAGAAATTGACCTTAATTGGAACTTAAAAGAAACTCCAATTCTTTCAGAAAAAGACAAAAACGCTCCCCTGCTTAAAGAGGCAGAAATCTTTAGTAATTAGCCATTAAATAATCAGCAAAAATTGAAAATAAATTTGGTTCTTCTACAGTGGTTATGATAGATTAGTAGAAAATAACTTCCACACCCTTTATTGAATAGTGTTTATAGCTAAGATAAAAACTAAAAGTTCATAAATTATTATTTAATAATCCCCCATTGCCTCTTGCCTTTCAGCCTACCCTAACTAATAATTTACATACTCAAACTGATAGAGCCATAAATTTTTCCCACTTTAGCTCATTATTTCTCGCTTCTTACCTAATACAACCCAAAAACCTCATCTTAAACAGCTAAGTGAGCTTAATTTTTTAATTAAAAATAACTAATCTCTGTTAGAAATTAAATAAAGGAATTGTACCTCCTTGATTAACTGGAACATCCCCCTTGTTTGTGTTAATTTTTTCCTCTGTAGAGGTTTTGGGAGGTTCAGATTGCTTTTGTAATAAAGAATCAAAAAATTCATTTCCCGTGCTAAAACTGGGTTTTTTCTTTTCCCTTTCAACGGTTACATCCCATTTTGGAGTATTGGACTGATTTCCAGCAAGACTACTAGAGTCCAAGCCCTGTAAGGAATCTCCAGTAATAGACACATCTTCTTCTATGGGTGAGGAAGAAGTTTGGGCAAAACTGGGTTCAACCATTAAACTATTGACACTTATAAGTGATAATATGACAAAAATTCCTAAAGAATTTGTATGACAGTTCAAGTTATTTTTCAACATAATTATCATTTCAGTCTTGAATTCCAAATTTCTGACTGCCTCTTAATTAATATATTAACTCTAAATTAATAAAAATGAGATCTAGTAATTTATTTTTTGTCTATAGATAAATCAAGATGTTAAATGTTAAATTATTTTCAATTTTTTCAACCATATATCTGTTAAATTAACCATCAAGAATATTTATCTTTTTCTTGATATATAGTACTTATAAATCATTGATAAAAAATTAATTATTAGAAAAAAACACCGAATATATAATCTTCATTACCTTTTGCCTCTTACCTTTTGCTTTTTACAACAAAAGAATTAACACAACTCAAATAGCATTGCTATATAAGACACTTACTTAAAAAATACTGTAGAATCACTTATTAAAAATACTAACCATGGAAAATGGTAAATATTTGTCTGATTTTAGTCAATATGTTAAGATTTGCTCCATAAAAATACTTTAAGAAAATTTAATAATTATAAAGTTATTATTCTTAACATCTTGAAAAAAAATATCTACCTTAGAACAAGAGAATAAAGGTTTATTATTAAAAACCCTGTCATTGTCCTTTAAAATAAAATTGATTATAAACAATAGCCATAAAAGCAAGACGATGCAAACTATTGATAAACCTCTAAGGGATTTAGACAATAACTTATTTGATACTACTATTCATAGACGCAAAACTCGCCCTGTCAAAGTCGGAAACGTAACTGTTGGGGGTAACAACCCTGTTGTAGTACAATCTATGATCAACGAAGATACTCTCGATGTTGATGCCTCCGTTGCGGCTATCCGTCGTTTACATGAAATTGGTTGCGAAATTGTTAGGGTGACAGTGCCAAGTCTTGCCCATGCGAAAGCAGTTGGGGAAATTAAAGCCAAATTAGCACAAACTTATCAACCTGTTCCCTTAGTTGCTGACGTGCATCATAATGGAATGAAAATTGCCCTAGAAGTGGCTAAACACGTTGATAAAGTAAGAATAAATCCGGGGTTATACGTATTTGAAAAACCAAGCAGCGATCGCACCTCTTATTCTGCGGAAGAATTTGCCCAAATTGGGGAAAAAATCAAAGAAACATTAGAACCATTAGTTGTTTCCTTAAGAGAACAAGGAAAAGCAATGCGTATCGGCGTTAATCATGGCTCTTTATCAGAAAGAATGCTTTTTACCTATGGTGACACTCCAGAGGGGATGGTAGAATCAGCCCTAGAGTTTATCAAAATTTGTGAGTCTTTAGATTTTCGTAATCTAGTCATTTCCATGAAAGCCTCTCGTGTGCCTGTAATGTTGGCGGCATATCGTCTCATGGTAAAAAGAATGGATGAGTTGGGAATGGATTATCCTCTACATTTAGGAGTTACCGAAGCAGGAGATGGAGAATATGGCAGGATAAAATCCACAGCAGGAATTGGTACTTTGTTAGCAGAAGGGATTGGCGACACCATCCGAGTATCCTTAACAGAAGCCCCAGAAAAAGAAATTCCTGTTTGTTATAGCATTTTACAGGCTTTAGGATTACGGAAAACAATGGTAGAATATGTGGCTTGTCCTTCCTGTGGACGTACTTTATTCAACTTAGAAGAAGTATTACATCAGGTTAGAGAAGCAACCAAACACCTAACAGGATTAGATATAGCTGTAATGGGCTGTATTGTTAATGGACCGGGGGAAATGGCGGACGCAGACTATGGGTATGTAGGTAAGCAACCCGGCTATATTTCCCTGTATCGTGGTAGAGAAGAAATCAAAAAAGTACCAGAGACAGAGGGAGTAAAAGAGTTAATTAATTTAATCAAAGCCGATGGTAAATGGGTTGATCCCTAAAATTGCCTTAGTTGTAAGGGTTTAAGATGTTAGGGGAAACGAGTTCGGAGTTTTTAATTCTTAATTATCAACTATTCACTATTTACCATTGCCCATTGCTCAATTGCTGAATATAAATATCATTCAAATATATTATTCAAAACGATGACAAACAACGAAAGATTAAATCAATATAGTGATAAACAAATTTCTGCATGGTTACGGGGTTTACTAACTGTTGCCTATGCCGATGGCAATTTTGATCCTGAAGAGAAAGAATTTATTGCTAGTTTAACTCAAGATGAATTAGCACCTAACACAAATTTAGGTGATTTAGAACCTATTACCCCTCAAGAATTAGCCGAGGCTTTAGGAGATGAACTCGATACTAAAGAAAATTTCCTCCGTACCGCAGTCATGATGGCGATCGCAAATGGGGTATATAGCCAATCAGAAGCGGATGCAGTTCATGCTTTTCAGGAGGCTTTGGGTTTAGATATTGAAGCCTTAAAATCCTTAGAAGCCACCTTATGGAATCCAGAGAAAGAAGAAGATACAAGTCAAGAAGAAAGTCACCCTCCAGACTTATTGAAACCTGTTAAAAACTGGTTGGATGACATGAACGTTCAAGATCCTAGATTAGCTCGTTTTATTTGTAAAATGGTACCTTCTCAATGTCCTTTTGAACGTGATATTGTTTTATTTGGCAAAAAAATTGTTCATATTCCCCCTATGTGTAAATTAAATCCTCTATATGAACAGTTAGTAGGCTTAAGATTTCGCTCTTTATCCTTTTTAGCTGATGAGTGTAAAGAAGATGTTACCCCTTATGTTTAGTTTTAGTTCAATGTGAAAATATAAGCGGTAGGTAATTAGTAATTAACCTGAGTTTTGGATAAGCTGAAAGCGTTATTTTCTCGTAGTCAGAAAACCTTATAGTTTCTTAGAAATAAGAATAAAATTGCCTTAACCCGAACTGACGTTAAATAGTTAAGAATTAAGAATTAAAAATGAAAAACCACAAATACTTACTAAATACTTACTACTTATTTATTACTTGTTTCCCCCTTTCCCCTCATCACCTCATCACTTCATCCCCCCATCCCCTAACACCTGAAACCTGACACCCACTTCCCTGACATCACTTTTTTATCAACCCCCATTAATAGTTACCATAAAGAATGAACACAAAATCAAGGCTAACTATAATGGATAAATACATTTTGGCAATCGATCAGGGAACAACCAGTTCGAGAGCATTAATATTTAACAAAGATGGTAACGTTATTTCTTCGGCACAGCAAGAGTTTACCCAATACTATCCTAATCCCGGAGAAGTAGAACACGATCCCCTTGAAATTTGGCAATCTGTTTTATCAGTGGTAGAAAAAGCCATTGAACAAGGAAATATTGAGAAAAAACAAATAGAGGGTATTGGCATCACCAATCAACGAGAAACAACGGTTGTGTGGAATAAGGAGACGGGGAAACCTATTTATAATGCAATTGTTTGGCAAGACAGAAGAACTTCAGCAAAAATTGACAATCTTAAGGAAAGAGAATTACAAAAAGAGGTTAAAAATCGCTCGGGATTGCTTTTAGATGCTTATTTCTCTGCTAGTAAAGTAGAATGGATTTTAGACCATGTAGAAAATGCTCGAAATCTTGCAAATCAAGGAAAACTAGCTTTCGGTACGATCGATTCTTGGTTAATTTGGCATTTGACGGGGGGCAAAAAACATATTACCGATGTAAGTAACGCTTCTCGCACCCTTTTACTCAATGTCAACAAGGTAAAGTGGGATGTTGTTTTATTAGACTTATTCAATATTCCCGAATCTATGTTACCTCAACTATGCGATAATAGTGGTATCGTTGCATACACTTCTTCAGAAGTTTTCGGAGAGCAAATACCCATTTCAGGAGTTGCAGGGGATCAACAAGCGGCAACCTTTGGACATACAGGCTTTCATAAGGGTATTGCTAAAAATACATACGGCACGGGTTGCTTTTTAATTTCTCCCACAGGTAAAACTTTAGTACCTTCTGCTAAAAGCCTCTTGTCAACTATTTGTTGGCGTTTTAATAACGAAATTACTTACGGTTTAGAAGGCAGTATATTGGCTAGTGGTTCGGCAATTACATGGTTAAGAGATGGTTTAGGTATCATCAATAATGCCGATGAAGTAAATACCCTAGCTAATTCAGTGCCTGATACTGGAGATGTTTATTTTGTTCCTGCTTTAGCTGGTTTAGGTTCTCCTTATTGGGATCAATATGCTCGTGGTACAATCGTTGGAATAGACAGAGGTACAACAAAAGCTCACATTGCAAGGGCAACTTTAGAGGGTATTGCTTTTCAAGTTTATGATGTAGTAAAGGCTTTAGAAGAAGACTCCCATACACCTTTGGAATTATTAACTGTTGATGGTGGGGCGGCAAGAAGTGATTTCCTTTTGCAATTTCAAGCTGATATTCTCGGCATTCCTGTGGAAAGACCCCAAGAAATTGAGCTTACAGCAAAAGGTGTTGGTTATCTTGCAGGTTTAGGAGTTGGTTACTGGGATAATTTAAGCCAAATTCAGCAGATTAAAAGTGATACTAAAGTTTTTGAACCAAAAATGTCGGAAAATGAACGAAAACAAAGATGCGATCGCTGGCTAGAAGCTGTTAATCGTGCTAAAACTTGGGCTTCATAATAGATAACCTCAGTTCGGTTTAAGAATATCGGAGAAGGATAGGTGTCAGGGTTCGGAGTTAGTTAGGGGCGAATGGCCATTCGCCCGTACAGGAGTTAGAAGTTATTAATTATCAACTATTCACTATTTTCCTTTGCCCTCCCCCCTCGGGATGAAGGGGGGTTTGCTCTTTTAACTTTGCCCTTAAAATACTCATTAGCGTCTCTCTTAGGATATTCTTGTCAAGATAACAGCAGTTTCAACATGGGGAGTTTGAGGGAAAAAGTCAGCAGGTTGTACAAACATAATTCGATAATCTCCTTCTTGACAAAGTAATTGTAAATCTCTGGCGAGGGTAGCAGGATGGCAACTAATGTATAAGATAAAATTAGATTTAATCTGTTTTAAAGATTCAATTACTTCCGTTTGACAGCCTTTGCGGGGAGGATCAAGGATAACTAAATCTGGTTTTGTCTCTAAAGTAGGTAAAAATGTTTCTGTAGTTTCAGTGATAAATTCTACATTGTCGATATTATTAATTTCTGCATTTCTTTGGGCTTGTTCAATGGAAAGAGAATAAGACTCAACACCGATGGCTTTTTTCACTTTTTGAGCAAAGGGTAGTGTAAAAGTACCAACTCCACAATAAAGATCAAGGACTGTTTCTTCTCCTGTTAGAGATAATTTATTTAAAATAGCGGTCAACAAATCCTCGGCAACAGTTGTATTAACTTGAAAAAAGGTTTCTGCCCTTAAATGGTAATTTAGTCGGGCAAATTGCTCTATTAAATAAGGTCTTCCTGCCAGTAATTCTGTTTTTTGCCCAAAAATAACGTTTGTTTTTTGAGGATTATAGTTAAGAGTTACTCCGACTAAATTGGGATAACGTTTCATCCATTTTTCTGCTTGTTTATCCATGGCATCATCACTTAATTCGGCACTAACAAGGGTTAGTAATATCTCTCCCGTATTTTTGCCGATGCGAAAACAGAGATGACGCAATGCACCCTTATGGTTTTTTTCATCATAAATGGGTATTTGCAATTGTTGTAAATCCTGCTTTATTTCTGCAAGGAGAGGATTTAAACGTTGATCTTGAATAGGGCATTGATTTATATTAACAATTTGATGACTGCCCTGACGATAATATCCTGCTTTAATTTGTCCTGTGTGCGAAACTCCGAGGGGGTAGTTAACTTTGTTACGATAACTTAAGTCTTCTCCTGAAATAATGGGTTCTACCTGTAAATCAGCAAATCCACCGATGCGAGTTAGGGTTTCTTTTACTTGGTTTTGCTTAAGTTGTAATTGATATGAATAATTAATATGTTGCCACTGACAACCACCACATTTATCGGCAACGATACAACGAGGGCGAATACGATAAGCTGAGTTTTTTCTGAATTCTTCTAATTGCCCTTGAGCATATTTCTTTTTAACTCTCACTATTCTACTTGAGATGCGATCGCCTGTTACGGTATTGGGGATAAAAACTACTTGTTGATCAACCCTTGCTACTCCACTGCCTTCGCTACTAACATCATCGATTTCAACTTCTACCAAATCCCCTTGCTTAATCATTAATCTATACTTTTGAACTTAGATAATAAATATAATTATAACCTCGATGATGAGGATAAAAAAGGGTAGTATTTATAAGGGGTAAAACCCCTTACTCACTGAAATTTAATGATAATTTAAAAATTAATTAGTGAAGTTGGTATTTAGAAAAAAGAGATAAAAAAATGCTTTAGTTTAAGATGAAAAATCGAGGGAATTAGGCAAAACGGCGACTTAAAAGGGGTTTAATAGTTAGTAAAATAACTAAGTCAAAAGTCAATAGTATAGATAATACGGTAACTAAACTAAAATCAACCCAGGGAGTATTCATCACGACACTAGAAAGACTCCAATCACTATTTTGATAAATATAGCGTATGGGTTCAATAGCATAGGTTAAAGGGTTGAGACTTGCAACTATCTGTAACCATTTTGCCATGAAAGATAATGGTGCTAAAGCAGTACTAGCAAACAATAAGGGTAAATTAATTACGAAAATGACGGCAATTAATTCGATATGCCCCGGCAATGCAAAAGCAAATCCTAGACTTAAACCCGTAACTCCTAAGACGATTAAAAAGACAATAAGTGCGATCGCGCTTAGTCCAGCAAAACTAGGTAAACCAGCACCAATAAAAGCACTAGCAATAACAATTACGGCGGTTTGAATCAGACTAAGAGTAATAATATAAATTACCGAAGCCATGACAATGGAAAAACGAGAGGTTAAAGGAGCAACTAAAAGACGATTTAAAAAACCAAATTCTCGATCGAACATTACAGGTAAACCAGCATTCAATGCTCCAGAAAAAGCTGTAAAAACAATAATACCGGGGGCTAAAAATTGAGCATAATTAAGATCATTGCCAAATAATCCTTGAGGCGCGCCCCTAAATAATGCCCCAAATAAAATTAACCACATAAAAGGCTGAATTACCCCCGCTACAAGGGTAGAAGGACGACGTTTTAACTGTATGAATAAACGTTTGTTTAGAGCAAAAGTCTCCTGCCAAAATTGAGAGATAGAACTACTCTGAGCAACTGTCATATTTCTTCACAATAAATAATTTCTTTTCTATTTTAGTGGAGATAGGAAAAAGAAAAGAGAGAAGAGACAAGAGTGCGAAAGCTCTATTGCTTTGAGTCTGTCAATTATTGGTTAGGGTGGGCAACAGGCAATAGGCAATTATTAAATAATAATTTATCAACTTTTAGTTTTTATTTTACTATAAACACTATTCAATAAAGGTTATAGAAGTTGTGTTCTATTAATTTATCATAACCACACTTTGAAGAGCCAGTGTTAATATCTAACATTGTAATAAAAAAACCAGAGCTACGAAAAGCATCTAATCTATTAAGATACAACTAATATGCTACCGATAATAAATAATATGTTACTGTACAGGTTTTAATTTTCATGAAAAAACTCAGAGAATGCGGACGGAGAGACTCGAACTCTAGTTAATTTATATTAATGTTTATTTTTCAATGATTATCGGCAATTTAAAATTAACTCTAACTTACTAAATATCAAGGTTTTAAGTGATTTGTTGAAAAATTGTTGAAAAATATGGGAAAAGATTATCAAGGTTATAACGATATACTTGAATACTTTAAATATATCAAGTCTCAAATGCCTAAAGGTATATCACTGTTTAAACGTGGTAATAAGTTATATTTTTTATTCAAAACACAATACAAAAAAAGATCTGATCATGCCACTGGAGAAAATTTTACGACTTTAGGATTAAACCGTTGCTTAGAAAAAGCAATCCAAATTAATGAACAATTAAAGGGTTATGAGTCAGAAATAGAGTTTTGGGCTTGGTATGATGAAACCATCAAGGGAATAAATCAAAACGCTACTAATGACCTTATAACCGTTGCTAATGCCATCAATAAAGTTGAATCATGGTTTTTCAGTCAAAATGATCGGCGTGGCTTACAACGTAGTAAAGAAACTGACTATAAAAGCTATAAACGAGCTTATGGTTATTATTATCAAAAAATACATAATCAAGAGAAACAAGTATCTTATGAATTGTTATATGACTCTTTAATTAGCTATGAGTCAGATAGAGAAACACAAAAATATCAAGAATGTTTAAATGCTTTTCTTAAACTATGTGAAGTCAATCAACTAAAAACAATTTATAACAAATTAAGCAAATTAAAACTAAAAACTAATGCAAAGAAAAAAAATACATTTAATCGTGAAGAACAATCAATTAGTATTGAAGATTTTTTAAAATTAAGAGTTGCTGTATTATCTATTAAAGATAGTCATTCATTAAGGGAAAATAATCGTAAATTTTGGTTATGGGTTTATTCTATTCAGTTGGTTTATGGTTTAAGAATAGCTGAGGTAGCGGCTATTAAAAACTTAACTAGAGACTATATTCCAGCAAATGATCCTCAAGAAAATAGTAAGGATAAAACCATATTTAAAGCATTAAATAATCCTGATAATAAAGATAATATAATTTATATTGGTAATTTCACTTTATGGGGTAATCAAAAAGTAAAAACAGGAGCTAGAATTGCTATGCCATTAATACCCCCTACCTATCCAAATATTATTGATTTATTAGAGATTAAGAATGTACCTAACTTTTATCATAAAAGTTTTAATATTTACTCAAGAAATGCTAATCAAAGAATAGAACAATGGTCAACTAAATTTTTAGGCTATAAAGTATCACAAACACACACTTTAAGAAAATTAGGTAATGCTAATGGTATCCAAGCAGGTATTAGTGACACCGTTCGTTGTAAATCTTTAGGACATTCTGAAACGGTTAATGCCAAATACTATCAAGATTTCTCAGGTCAAACAACTATAGATTTATACAAAAATGCGAAACGTAATCCGATCCCCTTTGAAACTGCGTTAAAACTCTTAGATGATTTGCCAACTAATCCCAAAAAAGAAGATTTAATAAAACTTCTTTGTCAGATTTATCAACTACAGTATCCTGATTAATTATTGTCACATATAAATCTAAAATACTTATTGCATAAATATGTAGTTAAAATGAAATGTAAACATAAACTTTCATCTTCAAATGAAGAAAAAGGATCATATTCTGTCTAAAATCCTCTACTTTATCTACGATTACGTTGTAATAATACCTTAAACCTTTATTATATAAGCATTCCAAAAAGTAGAGGTAAAAGTAGAGGTCAAAAAAAAGAAATACTTAAAACCCTTATTATCAAAGAGTTAAAAGCATCTTTTTTAAAAGTAGAGGATTCATCTACTTTTAGTTTTTAGGTTAATTCTTAGTCACTATGTTTCAATACTTTGTAAGTATATATTTTAAGCGAGTTACATTACCTTGATTTTGATACCCTTTTTAGTCGGTATTTGTTGGGCTTTACTTAATTCCACTAAGGATAATAGCAACTCGTTAATATCACCATTAGGAACGCTCTTAAACTCCCAAATAAACCGTTTTACATCCGTGCTAGTAATCTCACCTTTTTTCTTTAACAACTCAAAGATTTTTAACAATTGACTGTTAAGCATACCCT
This is a stretch of genomic DNA from Cyanobacterium aponinum PCC 10605. It encodes these proteins:
- the ispG gene encoding (E)-4-hydroxy-3-methylbut-2-enyl-diphosphate synthase, which gives rise to MQTIDKPLRDLDNNLFDTTIHRRKTRPVKVGNVTVGGNNPVVVQSMINEDTLDVDASVAAIRRLHEIGCEIVRVTVPSLAHAKAVGEIKAKLAQTYQPVPLVADVHHNGMKIALEVAKHVDKVRINPGLYVFEKPSSDRTSYSAEEFAQIGEKIKETLEPLVVSLREQGKAMRIGVNHGSLSERMLFTYGDTPEGMVESALEFIKICESLDFRNLVISMKASRVPVMLAAYRLMVKRMDELGMDYPLHLGVTEAGDGEYGRIKSTAGIGTLLAEGIGDTIRVSLTEAPEKEIPVCYSILQALGLRKTMVEYVACPSCGRTLFNLEEVLHQVREATKHLTGLDIAVMGCIVNGPGEMADADYGYVGKQPGYISLYRGREEIKKVPETEGVKELINLIKADGKWVDP
- a CDS encoding Mo-dependent nitrogenase C-terminal domain-containing protein; its protein translation is MTNNERLNQYSDKQISAWLRGLLTVAYADGNFDPEEKEFIASLTQDELAPNTNLGDLEPITPQELAEALGDELDTKENFLRTAVMMAIANGVYSQSEADAVHAFQEALGLDIEALKSLEATLWNPEKEEDTSQEESHPPDLLKPVKNWLDDMNVQDPRLARFICKMVPSQCPFERDIVLFGKKIVHIPPMCKLNPLYEQLVGLRFRSLSFLADECKEDVTPYV
- the glpK gene encoding glycerol kinase GlpK, producing MDKYILAIDQGTTSSRALIFNKDGNVISSAQQEFTQYYPNPGEVEHDPLEIWQSVLSVVEKAIEQGNIEKKQIEGIGITNQRETTVVWNKETGKPIYNAIVWQDRRTSAKIDNLKERELQKEVKNRSGLLLDAYFSASKVEWILDHVENARNLANQGKLAFGTIDSWLIWHLTGGKKHITDVSNASRTLLLNVNKVKWDVVLLDLFNIPESMLPQLCDNSGIVAYTSSEVFGEQIPISGVAGDQQAATFGHTGFHKGIAKNTYGTGCFLISPTGKTLVPSAKSLLSTICWRFNNEITYGLEGSILASGSAITWLRDGLGIINNADEVNTLANSVPDTGDVYFVPALAGLGSPYWDQYARGTIVGIDRGTTKAHIARATLEGIAFQVYDVVKALEEDSHTPLELLTVDGGAARSDFLLQFQADILGIPVERPQEIELTAKGVGYLAGLGVGYWDNLSQIQQIKSDTKVFEPKMSENERKQRCDRWLEAVNRAKTWAS
- the rlmD gene encoding 23S rRNA (uracil(1939)-C(5))-methyltransferase RlmD, whose product is MKQGDLVEVEIDDVSSEGSGVARVDQQVVFIPNTVTGDRISSRIVRVKKKYAQGQLEEFRKNSAYRIRPRCIVADKCGGCQWQHINYSYQLQLKQNQVKETLTRIGGFADLQVEPIISGEDLSYRNKVNYPLGVSHTGQIKAGYYRQGSHQIVNINQCPIQDQRLNPLLAEIKQDLQQLQIPIYDEKNHKGALRHLCFRIGKNTGEILLTLVSAELSDDAMDKQAEKWMKRYPNLVGVTLNYNPQKTNVIFGQKTELLAGRPYLIEQFARLNYHLRAETFFQVNTTVAEDLLTAILNKLSLTGEETVLDLYCGVGTFTLPFAQKVKKAIGVESYSLSIEQAQRNAEINNIDNVEFITETTETFLPTLETKPDLVILDPPRKGCQTEVIESLKQIKSNFILYISCHPATLARDLQLLCQEGDYRIMFVQPADFFPQTPHVETAVILTRIS
- a CDS encoding ABC transporter permease translates to MTVAQSSSISQFWQETFALNKRLFIQLKRRPSTLVAGVIQPFMWLILFGALFRGAPQGLFGNDLNYAQFLAPGIIVFTAFSGALNAGLPVMFDREFGFLNRLLVAPLTSRFSIVMASVIYIITLSLIQTAVIVIASAFIGAGLPSFAGLSAIALIVFLIVLGVTGLSLGFAFALPGHIELIAVIFVINLPLLFASTALAPLSFMAKWLQIVASLNPLTYAIEPIRYIYQNSDWSLSSVVMNTPWVDFSLVTVLSILLTFDLVILLTIKPLLSRRFA